In Bacteroidales bacterium, the following are encoded in one genomic region:
- the gcvT gene encoding glycine cleavage system aminomethyltransferase GcvT — MKTTAFTQIHKKLGAKMVPFAGFDMPVQYEGLLTEHKTVRNAIGVFDVSHMGEFWVKSPKALDFLQRITSNDVSALIDGKVQYSCFPNGKGGIVDDLLVYRFAKDHYLLVVNAANIDKDWNWCVEQAKEFDLKIGEELINASDEISQLAIQGPKALKAMQKLTSANVIDMEYYTFKQIEFAGIKDVIFSTTGYTGAGGCEIYIKNKDAQIIWDKIMEAGDEFGIKPVGLGARDTLRLEMGFCLYGNDIDDTTSPIEAGLGWITKFADGKNFIDRDIMEKLKADKPSRYLKAFEMIDRGIPRQHYAICDAEGNTIGEVTSGTQSPMLNKGIGMGYVKAGYHKLGTEIYIKVRNKLLKAQIVKLPFYKG, encoded by the coding sequence ATGAAAACAACTGCATTTACACAAATTCATAAAAAACTTGGAGCCAAAATGGTTCCCTTTGCCGGTTTTGATATGCCTGTACAATATGAAGGATTACTGACTGAGCACAAAACAGTACGTAACGCCATAGGCGTTTTTGATGTTTCACATATGGGTGAATTCTGGGTAAAAAGCCCAAAAGCACTTGATTTTTTACAGCGTATCACATCCAATGATGTATCCGCTTTAATAGATGGGAAAGTCCAATATTCCTGTTTTCCCAACGGCAAAGGTGGAATTGTTGACGACCTATTAGTTTATAGATTTGCCAAAGATCATTACCTGCTTGTTGTTAATGCAGCAAATATTGATAAAGATTGGAATTGGTGCGTAGAGCAAGCCAAGGAATTTGATTTGAAAATTGGTGAAGAATTAATTAATGCCTCCGATGAAATAAGTCAACTGGCTATACAAGGACCAAAAGCATTAAAAGCAATGCAAAAACTTACTTCTGCTAATGTTATTGATATGGAATATTACACTTTCAAGCAAATAGAATTTGCAGGAATTAAAGATGTAATTTTCTCTACGACAGGTTATACCGGAGCCGGCGGTTGTGAAATCTATATTAAAAATAAAGATGCTCAAATTATTTGGGATAAAATTATGGAAGCAGGAGACGAATTTGGTATTAAACCTGTCGGTTTAGGTGCCAGAGACACACTCCGCTTAGAAATGGGATTCTGTTTGTATGGTAACGATATTGACGATACAACCTCTCCTATTGAAGCAGGATTAGGCTGGATTACCAAGTTTGCCGATGGCAAAAACTTTATCGATCGTGATATTATGGAAAAGCTAAAAGCTGATAAACCATCGCGCTATTTAAAAGCCTTTGAAATGATTGACAGAGGTATTCCGAGACAACATTATGCAATTTGCGATGCCGAAGGAAATACAATTGGAGAGGTAACATCCGGCACACAATCACCAATGTTAAATAAAGGTATCGGAATGGGTTATGTAAAAGCAGGATATCATAAATTAGGTACTGAGATTTATATTAAAGTCCGTAATAAACTTTTAAAAGCACAAATTGTAAAGCTGCCTTTTTATAAAGGATAA